Genomic window (Takifugu rubripes chromosome 1, fTakRub1.2, whole genome shotgun sequence):
accaatgacccCCTAAAGCAGGTCTTATACCTCAACCTACCACCAGGGGGGGGCTGGAGATGCTTCAGCTTCAACTAATGGGAgctactttttaaaacatgaacaGTATTTTTGTCAGTTGCTGTTTAAAGTCGTTGTGGTTAAGACAAACCTACACCCTCACACAAGAACGCAGAACCCAACAGATTATGGGCGTTTGTGCAGAACTGACAACACAGGAGTGggtcacacacacccacacacacacacactcacacacacacacacacacacacacacacacacacacacaggagacaccTGAGGGTACACCacgtgagggggaggaggaggacaaggactGTGAGGTGGTTCagaacaggtgctgctgaggagaCATGGGGGACAGTGGTGGTACCTGTGAGGCCCCTGTCGACGGGCGCTTCCTGTCTCCCGTTCCATCTCTTGCTCCTGCCTGTGCTTGAGTGGGGCCCCAGGGCTCCTCATGCACGCAGCTACAGCCAATCCGCTATGAGTGTTAGCCTCATGCAGGGGTCTGAGCACAGCTGAGGATGTTAACAGGAGAAAAGAGTGGCGGAGGGAAAGAATGAATgggggaggaaagaaggagagagaatggAAGAAATACaaatggaggagggaaaagagaagagagaaagagaatcGGAGTGGTTATGAAGGGGCCAGCATGCATTTGTCTGTCAGGAGATGTGTCGAGCTCCTGTTaaagcctgccccccccccccagaaacctCCAGGTTTTTCATAATCTTGGTCAAAAGTCATGGAAAGCTTTGTGCTTTGATCCGTGTTTTGGTGGGAACCATCAGGAGCTGAAGCACGTCTCCAGCTCACTGTTTGAGAGGGTGTCACAACCCTCCCAAGtgcctcagcaggaggtcagctGGTCATtcctgggtcacatgaccgtgGAAACACCCTCTGCTGATGGTCACGGCCAACGTCTCATGAGTCAAGACCAGGTGGACGCATGTTTGAGGCCCTGGCGCCAAAAattacagaagaaaaagaaatttcTTGGTGGTGAAACTTTGGGTGGCGGCACCTTTAAGGCTGTTATATAAAGTGTTCTAGAGGACGCGAGAGGAGGCCACAGAAGAGGAGCCAGGCCCGTCCTGGCCGGCGTTGAGAAGAGTCTGACAGATAGAAGCAGAACAAAGGACGGGAGATGGCAGCGCTGCTGTTGGCTGGAGCGTCCTCGCAAACAGGCGGGCAGATTGTTGGACGCCTCTGTGGGGATGTTACGCAATCGCTCGGACCGCATCGTCCTTTCACCGCCaccaggttgtgtgtgtgtgtgtgtggaggggggggtgaatgtgtgtgtgtgagagggagtgaatgtgtgtgtgtgtgtgtgtgtggagggagtgaatgtgtgtgtgtggagggggtgaatgtgtgtgtgtgagagggagtgaatgtgtgtgtgtgggagggagtgaatgtgtgtgtggagggggggcgtgaatgtgtgtgtgtgtgggagggagtgaatgtgtgtgtgtgtgtgtgtggagggagtgaatgtgtgtgtgtgggaggtagtgaatgtgtgtgtgtggaggggggggcgtgaatgtgtgtgtgtgtgggagggagtgaatgtgtgtgtgtgtgtggagggggggcgtgaatgtgtgtgtgtgtgggagggagtgaatgtgtgtgtgtgtgtgtggagggggggcgtgaatgtgtgtgtgtgtgggagggagtgaatgtgtgtgtgtgtgtgtgtgtgtgtggaggggggggcataaaTATGTAGTTTAGTTGTTGCTCTACACTTGCTCtatctccacctctctctctctctctctctctcagacacacacacacacacacacacacacacacacacaccaaaaatatgcacaacaacacaacatTCTTTCATGAAGCTGTTTGCAGTATTTGTCGGTGATGCCGTTGGTCCCACTCTTCTGGACTGTTCTGTTAGCCATaaatgctaacgttagccataaatgctaacgttagccataaatgctaacgttagcatgccgacagaggaaaatgaaaaaaagtgtttcaCATCTGGatttccagaataaagctgcagTCCAGTCCAGCGTGTCTGTGCTGTTGGTCTGTTGACGAGGGTGAAGAGTTTTAGTCGCCgacgtttccatggcaacaaaggGCGATGCTCCAGACGCAGCAGCATTTCTCTCCACCCTCATGCTGCTTCGCTGCAGCACCAGATTAAAGTTCAGCTGCGTCTGGTTCGGCCCAGCTCCACCAGAGGTCTGGTCTGGGTGGTGACCCGGACCCGAGGGGGGGGCCAGGCTGCTGCATCCCATCATGTTTCAGGTCACACTTGCTGTCACCCCATCATGGAGGGGGCAGGTGTTTAGGATCCATGATCGGTGCTGCACGTCAGCACTCTGAAGTGGTGATTCTCCCACACAGTGCCGGTCAGTGAACGTCccacagatgggggggggggggggggagacagatgGGAAAGAGGACCAAGAGGAGGTCAGACAGAACCACGGACTCTCCGGTTGGGATCACGTCAGGAGACAATAGCCACACCCTGAACCCAGAGTGGGTCCAAAACCACCTGGAACCATCAACGACCTTTAGATCCTGGACCCCCTGAGATTAGACCGTCAAGGTCANNNNNNNNNNNNNNNNNNNNNNNNNNNNNNNNNNNNNNNNNNNNNNNNNNNNNNNNNNNNNNNNNNNNNNNNNNNNNNNNNNNNNNNNNNNNNNNNNNNNAGAAAACAGAGGGATCTAGGACACAGACAGTCAGGAGGCAGATGGATCCAGGACACAGACAGTCAGGAGGCAGATGGATCCAGGACACAGACAGTCAGGAGGCAGATGGATCCAGGACACAGACGctcaacaaaagcagcagaacgCACCTCCGATCCTCATCTACCGACTCAATTCAGCTGGTGCAAATTAGAgatggtggaggacagaggactcacagcaccatcagcaccttcagaaccttcagaaccttcagcaccttcagaaccttcagcaccttcagcaccttcagaaccttcagaaccttcagcaccttcaacaccttcagcaccttcagcaccttcagaaccttcagcaccttcagaaccttcagcaccttcagcaccttcagcaccttcagaaacttcagcaccttcagaaccttcagaaccttcagcaccttcagaaccttcagcaccttcaacaccttcagcaccttcagcaccttcagaaccttcagcaccttcagaaacttcagcaccttcagaaccttcagcacctttaacaccttcaacaccttcagcaccatcagcagcttcaacaccttcagaaccttcagcaccttcagcaccttcagcaccttcagaaacttcagcaccttcagaaccttcagcacctttaacaccttcaacaccttcagcaccatcagcagcttcagaaccttcagcaccttcagaaccttcaacaccttcagaaccttcagcaccatcagcatCTTCAGAAACTTCAACACCATCAGCACCTTCAACAccatcagcaccttcagcaccaccagcaccttcagaaccttcagcaccttcaacaccttcagagccttcaacaccttcagcaccttcagcaccaccagcaccttcagcaccaccagcaccttcagaaccttcaacaccttcagaaccttcagcaccaTCAGAAACTTCAACAccatcagcaccttcagcacctACAGAACCTTcaacaccttcagaaccttcagcaccttcagcacctttaacaccttcagcaccatcagcagcttcagaaccttcagaaccttcagcaccttcagaaccttcaacaccttcagaaccttcagcaccatcagcatCTTCAGAAACTTCAgtaccttcagcaccttcagcaccttcaacaccatcagcaccttcagaaccttcaacaccttcaacaccttcagcaccaccagcaccttcagaaccttcagcaccttcaacaccttcagcaccttcagaaccttcagaaccttcagcaccttcaacaccatcagcaccttcagaaccttcaacaccttcagcaccttcaacaccttcagaaccttcagaaccttcagcaccttcaacaccatcagcaccttcagaaccttcagcaccttcaacaCCTTCAGCACCCTCAACACCATcagcaccttcagaaccttcaacaccttcagcacctacagaaccttcagcaccttcagtaCCTTCAACACCTTCAGAACCCTCAACACCTTCAGccccttcagcaccttcagcaccatcagcaccatcagcacctacagaaccttcagcaccttcagccCCTTCAGAACCAGAGCCCCGTagttcctcccctctcctccggACTGGTTCCCATCTGAAACCTCAGCCTCTGGTGCTCCTCAGGGTTCGGTGGTCGGCCATTAtcgtttgtgtgtttatgttcctTGATTATTGTCTGTCCATCTttactgttgtgttgtgttacGTCTGTTATTGTCAGAACAGTCGGACGTCTGAATTCAGAGATTAATCCACTGAATTGGCTCCAGGCTTGGGGATTGTACGCcagtgaaagtcctcacagagatagcaagataaaggtgtgtgtgaggtggtCTTACGTCTCCCAGACGCAGGCAGGTTCCCAGGCTGTGTATGACGTCCTCAGCCAGGTCCGAATGGTCCGAATCCCAGACCAGCCCGATGGACACGATCTCCGGGGAGTTCATCAGCACCCGGCGGATCCGCAACACCTCCCCACAGTTACTCTGGTGGAGAGAAGGagcgcaggtgagggggggggcaccattGTGTCACGGTGTTGTGTGACcacctccagaaccagaaccacattCCTTCAGTCAGAACCAAACCGGATCGCTGCGTTTCCTCTCCTGGGCCTTCTGTTCAGAACTGTGTGTTCTGTATCCTTCCTTTGAGTCATGACCCACCACAGAgccgggacacacacacacacacacacacacacacacacacgcacacacgcacacacacacacactcacacacgcacacacacacacacacacacacacacacacgcacacacacacacacacacacacacacacacgcacgcacacacacacacacacacacgcacacatacacgcacacacacacgcacacactcacacacacccgcacacacacacgcacacacacacacacacacaaacacacacacacacactcacacacacacacacgcacacactcacactcacacacacacacacacacacgcacacacactcacacacacacacacaccagcgtgcTGGCAGCGGCCTGGGCAACAGCCGGAGAACACCCTGGCAGCCGTCGCCGTGCCAACCCCAACAGTCGCACAGACGCATATGCAGGGACACAGGCAGAACTCTCCCTCTGTGGGCGGCGGGCTGCCTGccgggggggcggagccagcaACGGGGACACGTGGACGCCTGGGTGGGACGTCCATCCCACCCTGGCTCAGACGCCGGTCCTGGTGGAGCCACATGGATCCTCGGCGCTTCCTGTCACGTGCAGACATTCCTCCTCCGTCCTTCCTCCTTGGCTGCGGCTCTGCGGCGCCGGTTTTACGCAGCAGcgctgcagcggcggcggctgcagaGCAGCACTCCCAGCAGAGCCGCACAGCTTCAGCAGAGGCTGCGGCCCCCCAGGAGTGAGGAGAGCTGCCCACAAGCCCCCTGGTGCTGTCGGGCCAAGCACGGCACCTTAAAGCTGGACACatcaccctcacctgctccgaCTTGGGCTAACTCAGGCTAACACAGGCTAACTCGGGCTAACCCAGGCTAACTCAGGCTAACCCAAGATAACTCAGGCCAAGCAAGGCTAACTAAGGCTAACTCAGGCCAACCCAGGCTAACTCAGGCTAACTCAGGCCAACCCAGGTTATCTCAGTTTAACTCAGGCAAACCCAGGCTAACTCAGGCTACCCCAGGCTAACTCAGGCCAACCCAGGCTAACTCAGGTTAACCCAGGTTAACTCAGTTTAACTCAGGCCAACCCAGGCTAACTCAGGCTAACCCAGGTTAACTCAGTTTAACTCAGGCCAACCCAGGCTAACTCAGGCAAAAGGAGATGAAAGCAGCTCTTTAAGTGATAATAGAGAACATCATACTGTCAGTATCAGATCCAtccatcgtgtgtgtgtgcgtgtgcgtgtgtgtctgtgtgtgtgcgtgtgtgtctgtgtgtgtgtgcgtgtgtgtgtgtgcgtgtgtgtctgtgtgtgtgtgtgtgtgcgtgtgtgagtgtgtgtgtgtgtgcgtgtgtgtcggtgtgtgtgtgtgtgtgtgagtgtgtgtgtgtctgtgtgtgtgtgtgtgtgagtgtgtgagtgtgtgcgtgtgtgtgtgtgtctgtgtgtgcgtctgtgtgtgtgtgtgcctgtgtgtgtgtgtccgtgtgtgagtgtgtgtgtgtgtgcgtgtgtgtccgtgtgtgtgtgtgtgtgtgagtgtgtgcgtgtgtgtgtgtctgtgtgtgtgtgtgtgtgtgtgtgtgtgtgagtgtgtgcgtgtgtgtgtgtgtgtgtctgtgtgtgtgagagtgtgtgcgtgtgtgtctgtgtgtgtgtgtgtgtgcgtgtgtgtgtgtgtgtgtgtctgtgtgtgtgtgtgcctgtgtgtgtgtccgtgtgtgtgtgtgagtgtgcctgtgtgtgtgtgtgtgtgtgtgcgtgtgtgtcggtgtgtgtgtgtgtgtgtgtgtgtgtgtgggcctgcTCTCACCGGGCAGTTGCGCAGGTCTCCAACATTGCTGGCGTTGCGGAGCAGCTCTCCAAACATGTCCGGGGTGGGTTTCTCTCTACACTCCAGCATCTTCACAGCCTGGTTACtgcagcaccacacacacacacacacacacacacacacacacaccaatcagTACAGCACCCTTGTGCACGTGTATTTCCCCCTTCCTGCTGTTTAATTaccattttaagtgtttttgacTTATTTTCTGCACATTAAGGTTCTTTAATTTCCTGAAACTCACTCATAAATCTGATGATTTGATTCATcactctgcagctcctggtcaAGAGTTGCTGCAGCCTGAGATTACAAACCTTCCGGTTAGCCTGGCTTCGTTAGCGTCACATCAACTCGCCAGATAAATGAGGACCAAACGGCCCGAATCCGACTTGTTGAGCCGAGGAGACGAAAGCAGTTTGGTTGATTTTCATCTCCGGTCGGCCTCTGATTATCATGCTCCTGTTATCAGCCCGGCAAACATTGGGCTCCATTAAGGGTAAAAATAGCCTGGCAGCGccaacaggcacacacacacacacacacacacacacgcgcacacacgcgcacacacacacacacacgcacgcacacgcacacacacacacacgcacacacacgcacacacacagcgggTGTATTTGTACCTCTGCCCCCATTCAtccctccatttcctctgcCCTGTTCCATTTCCGACAGGGATGTGGAGTATtccatcctcttccttcccttttCCGACCTGCTGTTCCACTTAtggattaccccccccccccccccgctgctgaaTCAAACAGCTTCCCTAGTTTCCATTGACTAAGATCAGGCACATCAGCTGCGTACGTGCACTGTACCTGAACGTGCACCTGCTCCTAGTGGTGCATTCACGTGCGCGTGTGCAACAcagtgtgtgcttgtgtttgtgcagctcaGTGATCAGCAGGGGCCcgtgcagagaagaagaggccCCGCTGTCCCTCCCTTTCCTGCCACCCTGCCTCAGCATGCTGCCAGGTctactgcagtgtgtgtgtgtgtgtgtgtgtgtgtgtgtgtgtgtgtgtgtgtgtctggtcttACCACAGCGATGTAGTTGAGATATAATGAACCATCTGAATGAAGGGCAAGGGGTCCGACGTGGCTCCGCAGctgttacacacacactgcaaacacaaacacaccgtctGATTCTGTCCCGCCCTGTGAACGACCCacgcggcggtggcggcggcggcggcggcggcgctctcCTACCTGCTCGAACAGCGTCATGGCGAACTTCTGGTGCGGTATGCAGTGTTTGGCGGTGCAGatgtcctctctggtctctgcacTGATGTGGAAGTGGATCCGCATCAGGAGATTCTCCTGAGCAACAGCGAAGAGTCAGACATCAATTCTGCGCCGGTTAACAAAGCAGCGTGTTGACACGGGAGACGGCGTGGGCGTGTGTGTCCCGGCGTTCCGCCCCGTCCAGGCTCCCGGTGTTAATCTGAGCGTGGGAGCAGCATCTATATTTCATAAGATTCCCTGACTGAACACATTTACGACCAATCGATCAGACGGGGCCTtgtgcacacacaagcacacacactgttaCTGTGGAGggctgaaaggaagaaaagagccagaaaatgagagaaatgtgtggaagaagaaagggaaaagaggaggaggaggaagaagaggaagaggaagaaatccTTTGGAACTACAGTCAAGGAGAAACATTTCAGCTTTAAGATGAAGGATTCTGGAAACAAGCTGGTGCCTCTGAATGGTTCCAGgcctgtatatgtgtgtgtgtgtgtgtgtgtgtgtgtgtgtgtgtgtgtgtgtgtgagagactcacGAAGCATTCGGCTGCATCATCCATGATCCCCAGCTGAAATCGTTGTTCGTCTTGGAAAGTTTTAGCCAGGGCGCTCCGCAGTGCGTCCGACGGCAACACACGCTCACTACTGAACTGGAACTGAGCGAAGatactctacacacacacacacacacacacacgcacacacacacacacacacacgcacacacccacacacacacacacacacacacacacacaccacaccacgaGGGGACTTTAGTATTCCATGATAACCAACTGTGGTAAATTATAGAAGCATTAACATTCCCGACCAGGCCGGCCTTGACCCGGGTTAAACCCTGGTTAGGCCCACTCATACCCCCCAGGACAGGTTATTTATACCCCCTGCAGATTTGAGTGATTTACACAACAGTGAGTTAACTTAGAGAAGGACAACTGACTTAGACACAGACGTTTATTACGTCAACATGTGGCTGGAACACCGTCTTCACTTGACTGTTCATAATGTGATCAAGttcagagcagcaacagatcccgggggggggggggcagggtcaGGCTGGTTCCTGTTAGCTGCTGCAGGTTGGGTGGATCTGAACCTgagcagcagccctgcagacgtctgaggagaggaggatgaaagcTGCTGCAAACTGCCCACGGACAAAGATGACCtcgtttcttcttttcttctttttgtttgtggGAAGAATTCTCGGCAAACCCACACGAGGCTGTTTGTGACCAGCAGAGACGGAAAGGATGGGAGCAGAGTGACAGGATCAGCGGAAGGTCACGGGATCACCGGAAGGTCACAGGATCAGCGGAAGGTCACGGGATCAGCGGAAGGTCACAGGATCAGCGGAAGGTCACGGGATCAGCGGAAGGTCACGGGATCAGCGGAAGGTCACGGGATCAGCGGAAGGTCACGGGATCAGCGGAAGATCACGGGATCAGCGGAAGGTCACAGGATCAGCTGAAGGTCACAGGATCAGCTGAAGGTCACAGGAACCCTCAGAACATCCCAGATCTGCCGCTCCAGCAGACGTCAGCCTTCTCTCACCTGTTCCAGCATCAGGTTGGAGCTGTTTCAGCTTCCCTCTTTTAGGAACAGCTGGAATTGAGCTAAACCTTCAGGTTGCtaatattgggggggggggggggggggcagcaacacTGCTGTTAATAATCACGACAATCTGAAAGAGCAACACTTGAATTTGTGTCACAAAAGTGATAAAAACCTGACACACAATGCTCAGCTAAacacctgcatgtgtgtgtgcgtgcatgtgcgggggtgtgtgtgcgtgcatgtgcgtggggggggggggggggggggcgggggggtcgtTGACTGCAGCAATGCACCAAGGAGAATGGAGGGGGAATCTACCcgacagtgggggggggcagactgggGAAGAGAGAGTGTGTACATGAGTCTAATGCATGTGTGTAGGGACATTATACATCTCTCACACTCATCTCCcgcctctgcttcctcccacgtgtgtgtgtgtgtgtgtgtgtgtgtgtgtgtgtgtgtgtgtgtgtgtgtgtgtgtgagactgtgagAGTCATTCAGCGGAAGGTGAATCTGACAGGAACAAGGGGGCAACACTGTGGTCTCACATCCCCACACGCTCACAAggttgtgtgagtgtgcatcACCTCGAGGTGCATATGTGTAGCATCACACCAGATGAAACTGACAAtaagatttgtgtgtgtttgcgtgtgtgagtgtgtgtatccTCCCAGCGCGGGCTTTGCACACTCAGCGCTTTCAGTCAGCCAATTAATTACAGAGAAGCACTGAAGAAAAAGAgtgtgcagaacacacacacacgtacacacgtacacatacacacagaactcctctgcacataacaccacacctcccatctcagagaggcATATTTGTCATCAGTGAC
Coding sequences:
- the LOC115251519 gene encoding inactive ubiquitin carboxyl-terminal hydrolase 54-like isoform X2; its protein translation is MQQVEAQTSGLVTTMSYSCRDTLEQQGAALRVLWHLDIFRRSFRQLTTHKCMEDSCIFCALKSIFAQFQFSSERVLPSDALRSALAKTFQDEQRFQLGIMDDAAECFENLLMRIHFHISAETREDICTAKHCIPHQKFAMTLFEQCVCNSCGATSDPLPFIQMVHYISTTSLCNQAVKMLECREKPTPDMFGELLRNASNVGDLRNCPSNCGEVLRIRRVLMNSPEIVSIGLVWDSDHSDLAEDVIHSLGTCLRLGDVRPPHTHLYLAISVRTFTGVQSPSLEPIQWINL
- the LOC115251519 gene encoding inactive ubiquitin carboxyl-terminal hydrolase 54-like isoform X1 — encoded protein: MSWKRNYFASGGGAAGGAQGLVTPRTMTSIAPSKGLSNEPGQNSCFLNSALQVLWHLDIFRRSFRQLTTHKCMEDSCIFCALKSIFAQFQFSSERVLPSDALRSALAKTFQDEQRFQLGIMDDAAECFENLLMRIHFHISAETREDICTAKHCIPHQKFAMTLFEQCVCNSCGATSDPLPFIQMVHYISTTSLCNQAVKMLECREKPTPDMFGELLRNASNVGDLRNCPSNCGEVLRIRRVLMNSPEIVSIGLVWDSDHSDLAEDVIHSLGTCLRLGDVRPPHTHLYLAISVRTFTGVQSPSLEPIQWINL